Genomic DNA from Vibrio sp. SNU_ST1:
GAGAAGATGCTCGAAGAGCGCGGTAAGAAGATGACGGGCTGGGATGAAATTTGGCATAAAGACCTGCCGACTTCAATTGTGATTCAAAGCTGGCAAGGGCACGATAGCATTGGTCGTGCGGCGAAAGAGGGCTACCCAGGTATTCTTTCTACAGGTTACTACCTAGATCAACCTCAGCCTACTAGCTACCACTATCGCAATGACCCAATGCCAATTGGCATCACTGTTGACGATAAGCTGCACAGCGGCGAAAAGTTCGTGACGTATCAATGGGAGAAGCCACGTTCAAAAGGCGGCCCACGTAAGGGAACACTGACTATTATTGAAGCGAAATACGGCACTTTCCGCGCATTCAGTGATTACAACGGCAAGTCTCGCGAAGAGATCTTCATCCTTGATTATGTGCCGGGTAAAACCTTTGTTGGCCACTTCGATAACTTCATGTCGTACACCGAGTTCAACCTGAATCTGAATTCAAATGGTTTTGCCGAAGGCAGTTACCAATTGGTCGGTAATGTACGTTGGCCAACGACAGGTGAAGTGATTGCGAGCAGTGATGTTGAAGGCAGCGTGATTCCTGAACCAAATGGTGGTTACCCTGCGGAATTAACCGATAAAGAAAAAGAGCTTATCTTGGGCGGCGAGATCACCATGTGGCTAGAGAACAAAGACAGCCTCACGGTTGAAAACTACCTATGGCCGCGCAGCTACGCGATTGCAGAGCGCTTCTGGTCTGATGCGGAATTGACTGACGAACACAGTATGTACAAGCGTATGAAGGCGATGGATACATGGTCTGAAGTGTCTGTCGGACTTCGTCATCATGCGGATGCTGACATGTTGTTAAAACGCATTGCGAAAGGCCAAGATATCCACGACCTGCGCGTGCTTGCGAAATATACTGAACCAGCACAGTACTATGCGCGCAACTGGGAGAAGTGGAATTCTACTGAACCTAAGGGCACTTTATACAGTCAATATGAGCGCCTAAACCGCTTTGTTGATGCTTTGCCAGTGGAAAGCTACGCGGTGTATGAGATGCAAGACTTGGTTAATGAAGTGGCGACAGGCAATCAACAAGCACTAGAGCAACTCGCTGAGCATTATCAGCAAGCAAAATCGGCTGCTCTTGCCGCTGAGACTGTCTTCGCAGGTAATGTGTCTTCGGTAGAGACTGTGGTGGTTGCAGAGAAAACCGCGGAAGTCGCAGACTTGGCGTTAACCTTGATTGCTAAAGCACAAGCGGGTGAAAAAATTCGAGCATCAGATACGAATGCCTACCAAGCGATACTGTCTGATTCAGCGAAGATCTATGATGAATCTATCATCGCGATTGTTCGCCCGACAGAGCTTTTGTTGAAGCAGTTAGCTGAGTAAGCCGTTAACGGATTAGCGAACAAGTCACATGCCAATAAGTGAATCGGGCAGTTTTTTAGTTTTAGCTTCTCAATTGAGTGTAATTTCTCGCCCAATATCAGCGACTACTCACTAACACTACTCTGTAGCGTTAACGTGAATGTCATGCCTTAGTCTGGGATGAGAAATTGCATGTTTGAATTTTTAGAGGGGAATAAACGGGGAGGTGCTAGCACCAGCCCCCGTATTTTCATTCAATATGACGGTATTCAATGCTCATTCCTTGAGCATCAGCGAAAGTATTGAATGTCAGGCAGAAGCTTCCAATATCAACCTTTAGAGTCGTAAGTTTGGTATTGGACAATTAACGACAAGTTAAGCTTTGCAGTAAACGCGAGCTTCACGTGGGGTATAAATACCGAAAGTCAAAGTCGCTAGTAAACCATTTACGAATGTCTCTTGAACTTCAACTTTAGCAACGTTGTCGATACCGTTACATACTTCAGCTGCATCAATTTGTTTTTTCTGTGCTAAACCGTTGATGAAGAAGTGGTGTGACTTTTCAGTTGTTGGGGCTGTTGCTTCGCTCTCTTGAGGGGCCATTACGAAAGTTTGTTGAGCGCAACCTGTTGCTACTAGCGATAGTGCCGCGATGATCAGTAGTTTTTTCATGTGTTTCTCCAGAGATAAAATTCAGCTCACGTCAGTAAGGGTGAACGAGTGTTGTATGGTTTGAAGGGGATATGTGGTCCCCTCCAGCTGATGTTGAACATTATTCCAGAGATGATTTGTCGTTACTGTATGAGTTTGTCAGTCGAATCGTTACATAGTGGAAAGGACATAGTGAACACGGCGCCCTTTAAAGTGTTGCTTTGTGCAACTTGCACTGTTGCACCGTGTTGAACACAGATCTTACTAACGATAGAAAGTCCTAAACCATGGCCACTCTTGGCTTTGTTACGTGCTTTATCTCCAACATAAAAGGGTTCGAATAGGCGAGCTCGGTGCTCTTTTGCTACGCCATCACCATCGTCATGTACGGCGATTCTTAGCTTGTCTTGGTGCTCGGTTGCTTCAATCGAAATTTGCGAGCGTGCGAATTTCATCGCGTTACGTACTAGGTTATCTAACGCGCGATTAATCAGCGTACCATCCGCTAATATCAGGCGAGGTTGTTCTGGTAGTGATAGGTCGATACTCAGCTTAGTCTCTTTGCTCCAGCGGATCATTGCGTGATCGAGTAAGTCTCTGATCTCTAATGGCTGTTGTAAGTCTTCTTGGTTGAAGTTGTCGAGTTTCGCGTAATACAACAGCTCATCGACCATTTTTTCCATCTCTTCTGTGTCTTCGACAATGCTCTCAATAGTCTCTTGCTGACCGTCGTTGAGTGGAGTGTCTTTGAGCATTTCAGCCTGCCATTGAATTCGAAATATTGGAGTTCGCAGTTCATGAGCTACCGCACTGGTGAGCGAACGATTACTCTCGATTAAGCTATGGATTCGGTCGGCCATCAGATTAAAGGATTTATTCAGAGATCCAATGGCACTGCCGCCGGATGTTTCAGCTCGCGAAGAGAGGTCGCCTTCAGAAAAGCGTAATGTAGCATTTTCAAGTTTCTTAACTCTTCGGAAAATAATCAACAGATGACCGAGGCCATATACGATGAAACTCGCGATAAAGAATACCCAAAGAAGGTCATCTTCAAGCTCTATTTTTTGACGAACAAGTGATTCGTCGTTGGGTTGGTAGTGATAAGTGTTTTCACTGCCAGCTAAGCGAAACCATAGTTCACGGTAATCGTCGTGGAAAATAAGGCTGTTGGGATTGGCGATAAAGAATTCAGAAACTGGCGTCGGCAGTTCATCATTTGGATTGAACGTGAAGAGGGTGTTTCGAGTTGTGTCGACAAATTGATTTATGGCTTGATGAGCAGATTCAATCCCTTGATTTTTAGCGATATTTTCTATGAGTTGCTGGTGGGCCGTTGCTTCGTAATCTTCCAGTATATATTCGTAGTCGGTATTGAGCTGATAGACACAAACCTCATAGGCGACAATGCCTGTAATAAAACAAACTAACAGCCCTAACAGGGACTCCAAATAGATACGTCGCATAATCGCTCTCTTTCATTGCGCCCGTACTGAGCGCGGTTAATGCCAGGCGGTCGAAACAAATAAGTAACCTTTCCCGCGAATGGTCTGAATTTTCTCTGCCGGTGTTTTGTCATCACCAAGTATCTTTCGCAAACGTACGACTTTGTTGTCAATTGTTCGGTCGATCCCATCGTACTCGATCCCGCGCAGCGTTTGAGTTAAGTAATCACGTGACAGTGGAGTATCCGGGTTGGATGCTAACAGCCAAAGTAGATCAAACTCACTGTCTGTCAGTGATAAAACCGCACCTGAAAGCTCACACTTCTTATAGGTGTTTTTCAGCGTAAGTTGATCAAACTGAAGGTAATTCGAATCATCAACTACAGGCGTATTGGTTTCTTGGCGACGCAATAGCGAGCGTACTCTTGCCAGTAGAACTCTTGGTTTGATTGGCTTGGTGACATAGTCATCAGCACCAGTCTCTAAACCTGCGACGTGATCAAAGTCATCATCGCTGGCGGTGAGCATTAAAATTTTACCCTTAAAGAGCGTACGCGTCTGTCGGCAAATTGTCAGTCCATCGGTTACAGGAAGCATCAAATCCAATAATACGATATCAGGCTGTTCGGTAAGGATTCTCTGCGTGGCATCACTGCCGTCATCTAACGCGGTGACATCAAAATCTTGTGCTACAAAGTAATCCTTTAGCATTCGCTGAAGTTTCAAATCGTCTTCTACGATGATCATTTTAGGTTTTGTCATTCCGTTATCAGCCTTGTTGTGCGTTTAATT
This window encodes:
- a CDS encoding Bor family protein; protein product: MKKLLIIAALSLVATGCAQQTFVMAPQESEATAPTTEKSHHFFINGLAQKKQIDAAEVCNGIDNVAKVEVQETFVNGLLATLTFGIYTPREARVYCKA
- a CDS encoding response regulator — protein: MTKPKMIIVEDDLKLQRMLKDYFVAQDFDVTALDDGSDATQRILTEQPDIVLLDLMLPVTDGLTICRQTRTLFKGKILMLTASDDDFDHVAGLETGADDYVTKPIKPRVLLARVRSLLRRQETNTPVVDDSNYLQFDQLTLKNTYKKCELSGAVLSLTDSEFDLLWLLASNPDTPLSRDYLTQTLRGIEYDGIDRTIDNKVVRLRKILGDDKTPAEKIQTIRGKGYLFVSTAWH
- a CDS encoding cell wall metabolism sensor histidine kinase WalK → MRRIYLESLLGLLVCFITGIVAYEVCVYQLNTDYEYILEDYEATAHQQLIENIAKNQGIESAHQAINQFVDTTRNTLFTFNPNDELPTPVSEFFIANPNSLIFHDDYRELWFRLAGSENTYHYQPNDESLVRQKIELEDDLLWVFFIASFIVYGLGHLLIIFRRVKKLENATLRFSEGDLSSRAETSGGSAIGSLNKSFNLMADRIHSLIESNRSLTSAVAHELRTPIFRIQWQAEMLKDTPLNDGQQETIESIVEDTEEMEKMVDELLYYAKLDNFNQEDLQQPLEIRDLLDHAMIRWSKETKLSIDLSLPEQPRLILADGTLINRALDNLVRNAMKFARSQISIEATEHQDKLRIAVHDDGDGVAKEHRARLFEPFYVGDKARNKAKSGHGLGLSIVSKICVQHGATVQVAQSNTLKGAVFTMSFPLCNDSTDKLIQ
- a CDS encoding family 20 glycosylhydrolase; the protein is MKKTILSLLISGSVVSPMALAMAPNTVLNLMPYPQTVELQAGQVKVDGNFKVYIKGFHSDRVEYTAKRFIDRLERQTGVPILNWQVDSADEANLIIDIDAAPKSEVQNIDSVESYKITTQGEQITLSSPSPYGTIHGIETLLQLVETTATGYHIPAVTIVDEPRFRWRGVSYDTSRHFIEFDVLIRQLDAMASAKMNVFHWHFWDDQGIRIQTESWPRLWSETADGNYYTKDQVRYLVEYARNLGIRVIPEVSLPGHSSAVAHAYPRLMSGGEGQNYEQERGWGVFEPLMDPLNPEVYEMLGDVFDEVTELFPDEYFHIGGDEPNYAQWKNSEKHQQFIEENNIDGERGLQSYLNVKVEKMLEERGKKMTGWDEIWHKDLPTSIVIQSWQGHDSIGRAAKEGYPGILSTGYYLDQPQPTSYHYRNDPMPIGITVDDKLHSGEKFVTYQWEKPRSKGGPRKGTLTIIEAKYGTFRAFSDYNGKSREEIFILDYVPGKTFVGHFDNFMSYTEFNLNLNSNGFAEGSYQLVGNVRWPTTGEVIASSDVEGSVIPEPNGGYPAELTDKEKELILGGEITMWLENKDSLTVENYLWPRSYAIAERFWSDAELTDEHSMYKRMKAMDTWSEVSVGLRHHADADMLLKRIAKGQDIHDLRVLAKYTEPAQYYARNWEKWNSTEPKGTLYSQYERLNRFVDALPVESYAVYEMQDLVNEVATGNQQALEQLAEHYQQAKSAALAAETVFAGNVSSVETVVVAEKTAEVADLALTLIAKAQAGEKIRASDTNAYQAILSDSAKIYDESIIAIVRPTELLLKQLAE